DNA sequence from the Chitinivibrionales bacterium genome:
CTATGGCAGGGGCAAAATAGACCCGTCATCCTTTCGCATCTGTGCTGTTCAGCGGCTCATGCAGGCGCTGGGTGCCTATGCCAACTTATCTATTCACAAGAAAAAGCCCCGCTATCGGCACTTTATGCCCATTGCACTCAAACGGCTTTATCATGTACTTTCGGCGGACACCGACTTTCCGCACCTCCGCACCATTACAGAATCCTGTCTGGAGCGAATCGAGGTGGCGTCAACCGTCTGATTTGAGTTACCGTTTTTAGGGCTCATTATTCTTGCTTTTCTTCAATAGTATTTGATATATTCTTACGTATGAGGACAGATGTCCTGTTCCTGAATATACACATTACACTGCAAGGGAAACAAAAATGAAAAAGTACTCCTTTCTTCTCCTTGGCCTCTTTTTATTTCTTGTCTCCTGTGGTTCCCAGTATCCCATGCTTGCACAGGATATTTCAGTTCAATGTAAGGAACTCCATGAGATATGCAGTCAGAAAAAAATCAAATCAGCGGAGGCAACTACCGCCGATTCTCTTTATACAACCGGTTTGACCCTGTATCAAAAGGGGAAGAACAAGGATGCCTATCCTGTCCTCGAATCTGCCGCAATGTATTATCGTCTGGCGTTATCAAAAGATGAACTGGAGGATGTAAACAACGAAATTGATCGGCTGAAAGAATCCCTTACCGATGCGGAAGACAAGCTTGGAATGTATAAAAAGGTTCTCAGCGAACTTGAAACAATGGAGCGACCATGAGTAAGTATTACCTGTCGATAGCTTTTGGGACAATTCTTGCCCTCGGAACACAGCTTTTTGCACAGAACAACGTTTCTCCCTGGGATCCGGGGGCGGAATCCGGAACAACGATGTCTGCGCCGATGAAAACGATTGATGACCTTGAAGCCAAACTGAGAAAGGCGTACAAGGCTGCGTCGGTTGAGGTTCCGGTAGTCAGTCTCGATCTGTATCGTGATGCACTTACAACGCTCGATATTCTCGGTCCCCAAGTGAAAAAGAAACCCGACAGTGAAAAGGGGAGAAGAGGATTTCTCACTTGTTCAACTTCTGTTGAAGCTGCCGTAGCCCAAATTCGGCTGGCTCTTCAAAAATCAAAAGCTGAATCATTGCGGGCACAAACAATCCAGACCCTTTCGGCATTGAGTGAGGTTCATCAGCAGATAAATGATATCCAGGGCGACCAGGCATCGAAACTCAAATCAGACCTCGATGCCGAACGGGAAAAGGCCCGTAAACTTCGGGAAGAAGCTGAAAAGAAATTTTCCGAGCTTCAAAGTGCCCTTATTCAGGTATCAAAAGACGCCCGGGGTACAATTATTTCCATGTCCGATATTCTTTTTAAAATCGGCAAAGCGGATCTGACACCCGATTTGAAAACAAATCTTGCAAAGATTGCCGGTATCCTGACGGTTTTTAAAAATTCGAAGATAATTGTCGAGGGACATACTGATAATCAGGGTTCGGAAGAATATAATCAGCGTCTTTCGGAAGACCGGGCCGAAAATGTGATGAATTTTCTCATTGAACAGGGGGTTCAGCCTCATCGGCTTACCGCAATCGGGTATGCATTTCATCGTCCCATAGCTTCGAACGACACGCCGGAAGGCCGTCAGAAGAATCGACGAGTTGACCTGGTCGTTCAGGAAAAGAATAAAGAATACGAATAAAAAAAGCCCCGAACATGATTCGGGGCATTAGGTATGCATCGCTAATTGAAAAGAAATCAGAGCTCGATTTCCATTCCTTCACGGGCAAATTCCAGCTCAAACCCCTTATCTCCGGCCATTTCCCTGCAGAGGTTTTCCCGCTCTGCAAGCTTTGTGTCGTTATTCATGGGTTCGTGGTGAGCAAAAATGATATGGCTCAGGCCGGCTTTTTCGGCCATTATGATGTTTGATTCGTAAGTGCTGTGTCCCCACCCCTTTTTTGACTGGTATTCTTCATTGTTGTACTGGGCATCCCATGAAACCAGATCGGCGCCGCGGCAGAATTCAATAATT
Encoded proteins:
- a CDS encoding OmpA family protein, whose translation is MKTIDDLEAKLRKAYKAASVEVPVVSLDLYRDALTTLDILGPQVKKKPDSEKGRRGFLTCSTSVEAAVAQIRLALQKSKAESLRAQTIQTLSALSEVHQQINDIQGDQASKLKSDLDAEREKARKLREEAEKKFSELQSALIQVSKDARGTIISMSDILFKIGKADLTPDLKTNLAKIAGILTVFKNSKIIVEGHTDNQGSEEYNQRLSEDRAENVMNFLIEQGVQPHRLTAIGYAFHRPIASNDTPEGRQKNRRVDLVVQEKNKEYE